One Virgibacillus proomii DNA window includes the following coding sequences:
- a CDS encoding Hsp20/alpha crystallin family protein, which translates to MNPFQQMGDWKKNLDYFFGDSFWNEFEGLIKPTIPQINLYQTDHELFCIVNIPGLEDLDKLDIYVDYSTLELKGTINMDNSHGVVVKEEILHGVFERKIPLPFPVRADKINATYKNGLVYIQLHRLISESNRKNRINVRVLEEK; encoded by the coding sequence ATGAATCCATTTCAACAAATGGGCGATTGGAAAAAGAACCTGGATTATTTTTTCGGCGATAGCTTTTGGAATGAATTTGAAGGTCTCATTAAACCTACGATTCCACAAATTAATCTTTATCAAACCGATCACGAACTATTCTGTATTGTTAATATTCCAGGGTTAGAGGATCTCGATAAGCTCGATATTTATGTTGACTATTCCACCTTAGAATTAAAAGGAACCATTAATATGGACAACTCACATGGTGTTGTCGTAAAAGAAGAAATACTGCATGGTGTATTTGAACGAAAGATTCCTCTCCCATTCCCAGTCCGTGCGGATAAAATAAACGCCACCTATAAAAATGGGCTCGTCTATATTCAACTGCACCGGCTTATTTCGGAATCAAATCGAAAAAATAGAATTAATGTCCGTGTCTTGGAGGAAAAATAA
- a CDS encoding class II fructose-bisphosphate aldolase, producing MLVTLKEILEIAEKRDCGVAAINTPTFESLVAAIRVAEKNNAPIIIQHAQSHEYINQIEMIGPAMVALAKNASIPVCAHVDHGESIEYLEKGLKLGFTSIMYDGSRLTYEENVKNTKKAVELAHKFGASVEGELGMMAGNELGEDSPDDNEESYYTDPQLAHQFVKETNIDALAASFGTVHGFYKRQPKLDYELIKEIAELTKLPLVMHGGSGLSPEEYKRSIKNGIRKINYYTYGAKAGADATKDFIKNNKAVLFSEISRVAQDAMEKNFQHIIDIFCY from the coding sequence ATGCTAGTTACGTTAAAAGAAATTTTGGAGATCGCAGAAAAAAGAGATTGTGGAGTTGCAGCAATAAATACACCCACATTTGAAAGTCTAGTTGCTGCCATAAGGGTAGCCGAAAAAAATAATGCTCCGATAATTATTCAGCATGCACAAAGCCATGAATATATTAACCAAATAGAAATGATCGGACCAGCTATGGTTGCCTTGGCCAAAAACGCAAGTATACCGGTATGTGCACATGTTGATCATGGTGAATCCATAGAGTATCTGGAGAAAGGTTTAAAGCTTGGATTTACATCCATCATGTATGATGGATCGAGACTAACATATGAGGAGAATGTTAAAAACACGAAAAAGGCGGTAGAACTAGCTCATAAATTTGGTGCAAGCGTGGAAGGCGAACTAGGTATGATGGCAGGAAATGAGCTGGGGGAAGATTCACCAGATGATAACGAAGAAAGTTATTATACGGACCCACAATTAGCTCATCAATTTGTAAAAGAGACAAATATAGACGCATTGGCAGCTTCTTTTGGTACAGTTCATGGATTTTATAAAAGGCAACCAAAATTAGATTATGAATTAATAAAGGAGATTGCTGAATTAACAAAATTACCATTGGTCATGCATGGGGGCTCAGGCCTAAGCCCGGAAGAATATAAACGATCGATTAAAAACGGCATAAGAAAAATTAATTATTATACGTACGGCGCTAAAGCTGGTGCAGATGCCACTAAGGACTTTATCAAGAATAATAAGGCAGTTTTATTTTCTGAAATATCACGTGTGGCACAAGATGCTATGGAAAAGAACTTTCAACACATCATAGATATTTTTTGCTATTAA
- a CDS encoding NCS2 family permease produces the protein MKKYFRFDELGTNYRTEFMAGLTTFLAMAYILFVNPATLALVGIEELPEGITRMDQGAVFAATAIAAAVGSLFMGVIAKYPIALAPGMGLNAFFAYTVVLGYGIPWQTALSGVLASGLIFVLLTLTGLREKIINAIPANLKMAVGAGIGFFIAFIGFQNSGIIIANEATLLSLGDLTSPTVLLSVFGLVISIILMTIGIRGGIFYGMIITAIAGMVTGLIAPPTGIDGVVSSVPSLAPTFGQAFVNFGDIFTLQMLVVILTFLFVDFFDTAGTLVAVANQAGLMKNNKLPRAGKALFADSAATVVGAVVGTSTTTSYVESTAGVGAGGRSGFTAVVTAMFFLLSLFFSPLLSVVTTEVTAPALIIVGVLMASSLKNIEWEQFEIAVPAFLIIIAMPLTYSIATGIAIGFVFYPITMLLKGRAKEIHPVMYLLFIIFILYFIFLR, from the coding sequence ATGAAGAAGTACTTTCGCTTTGATGAACTAGGTACGAATTACCGTACTGAATTTATGGCGGGATTAACGACCTTTTTAGCAATGGCCTATATTTTATTTGTTAATCCAGCTACATTAGCATTAGTGGGAATTGAAGAGTTGCCAGAGGGCATTACTCGTATGGATCAGGGAGCGGTTTTTGCCGCTACTGCTATTGCTGCAGCAGTTGGTTCATTATTTATGGGGGTTATCGCTAAATACCCAATTGCATTAGCACCTGGTATGGGTCTAAATGCATTTTTCGCTTATACCGTTGTTTTAGGTTATGGCATCCCATGGCAAACAGCATTAAGTGGAGTTCTCGCTTCTGGACTTATTTTTGTTTTACTTACATTAACAGGCTTAAGGGAAAAGATTATTAATGCTATTCCAGCAAATTTAAAGATGGCAGTTGGTGCAGGAATTGGGTTCTTTATTGCATTTATCGGATTTCAAAATTCCGGAATTATAATCGCCAATGAAGCTACGTTGCTGTCATTAGGTGATCTAACATCTCCAACTGTTCTACTATCGGTTTTTGGGCTGGTTATTTCGATTATTTTAATGACCATTGGTATTCGTGGAGGCATCTTTTATGGCATGATTATAACTGCTATAGCTGGTATGGTAACGGGTTTAATTGCACCGCCAACAGGTATTGACGGAGTTGTTAGCAGTGTGCCAAGTCTTGCCCCAACATTTGGACAGGCATTTGTGAATTTTGGCGATATCTTTACATTACAAATGCTTGTGGTGATTTTAACATTCTTATTCGTAGACTTTTTTGATACAGCAGGTACATTGGTTGCTGTAGCTAACCAAGCAGGATTAATGAAAAATAATAAGCTGCCACGTGCAGGTAAAGCACTGTTTGCAGATTCAGCTGCTACTGTAGTTGGTGCAGTAGTTGGTACATCAACGACAACTTCTTACGTTGAATCTACAGCTGGAGTTGGAGCAGGGGGACGTTCTGGCTTTACCGCTGTTGTTACTGCGATGTTTTTCTTGCTTTCTTTATTCTTCTCGCCGTTATTAAGTGTTGTAACGACCGAAGTTACAGCGCCTGCATTAATTATTGTTGGGGTATTAATGGCTTCTTCGTTAAAGAATATTGAATGGGAACAATTTGAAATAGCTGTACCGGCATTTCTAATTATAATTGCAATGCCTCTAACATACAGTATTGCGACTGGAATTGCTATTGGTTTTGTATTCTATCCGATAACGATGCTTTTAAAGGGCCGTGCTAAAGAAATCCATCCTGTTATGTATTTATTGTTTATTATCTTTATTTTATATTTTATCTTTTTAAGATAA
- a CDS encoding DUF2179 domain-containing protein — translation MLSNAFVMVAIILVINIVYVSLSTVRMILTLKGRRYIAAMVSMFEIVIYVLGLGLVLDNLNEIQNLIAYAIGFGIGVICGSIIEEKLALGYITVNVISTNPDIAFTRKLRDKGYGVTSWYAYGMEGDRLSMQILTPRKYELRLYETIKQIDPKAFIIAYEPKHIHGGFWVKQVRKGRLMNPKKQAEEQTKKQQATMNGTEKHNDS, via the coding sequence TTGTTAAGTAATGCATTCGTAATGGTTGCCATTATATTAGTAATTAATATTGTTTATGTATCATTATCTACAGTTCGGATGATTTTGACTCTGAAGGGCCGACGTTATATTGCTGCAATGGTCAGTATGTTTGAAATCGTTATTTATGTACTAGGTCTTGGGCTTGTATTGGATAATCTAAACGAAATTCAAAATTTAATCGCTTATGCGATCGGTTTCGGAATCGGTGTTATTTGTGGCTCCATCATTGAAGAAAAATTAGCCTTGGGATATATAACTGTCAATGTTATTTCAACGAATCCAGATATCGCCTTTACTAGAAAATTACGTGATAAGGGCTATGGTGTGACAAGTTGGTATGCATATGGCATGGAAGGTGACCGTCTGTCGATGCAAATTTTAACTCCTCGAAAATATGAACTTCGTCTCTATGAAACAATTAAACAAATTGATCCAAAGGCTTTTATAATTGCCTATGAACCAAAGCATATCCATGGTGGATTTTGGGTCAAGCAAGTACGTAAAGGACGTTTAATGAATCCAAAGAAACAAGCAGAAGAACAGACCAAAAAACAACAGGCAACGATGAATGGAACTGAAAAACATAACGATTCATAA
- the purK gene encoding 5-(carboxyamino)imidazole ribonucleotide synthase, with amino-acid sequence MQKNNTILPGKTIGIIGGGQLGRMMALAAKYMGYRVRVLDPTEDCPTSQVADSQIIADYDDMDAIKQLTEQADVITYEFENVDLRAAAYIEKQGKLPQGAYPLEITQNREKEKTILKNLDLPVPMFAIVTNGSECKKALADFSLPAVIKTCRGGYDGKGQLKIETNSDITAAIEFADKHKHCIVEEWISFDKEISVIFTRSQGGKITFFPIAENEHKGHILFQTTVPAAISKTIEKHALEAVEKLAHYMDIVGTFAVELFVQDDRIYINEMAPRPHNSGHYTIEACTISQFAQHIRAICGIPLMEVLLLQPAVMINILGEDLPRVLRAIPKTSTGFIHLYGKAEATTKRKMGHITFTSSSIEQVQKQIQTFWEAE; translated from the coding sequence TTGCAAAAAAATAACACTATTTTACCTGGAAAAACAATTGGCATTATTGGTGGCGGACAATTAGGTCGCATGATGGCACTTGCGGCTAAATATATGGGATATCGTGTTCGTGTTCTTGATCCGACAGAAGATTGTCCAACAAGTCAAGTGGCTGACTCTCAAATTATTGCAGATTATGATGATATGGATGCGATTAAACAATTAACGGAACAAGCTGATGTGATCACCTATGAGTTTGAAAATGTAGATTTACGAGCTGCAGCGTATATCGAAAAGCAAGGTAAACTACCCCAAGGTGCTTATCCATTAGAAATTACGCAAAATCGGGAAAAAGAAAAAACGATATTGAAAAATCTTGACTTACCGGTTCCAATGTTTGCCATTGTAACGAATGGATCAGAATGTAAGAAAGCATTAGCTGACTTTTCATTGCCTGCTGTAATAAAAACGTGTCGAGGCGGATACGATGGCAAAGGTCAGTTAAAGATAGAAACAAATAGTGATATAACGGCTGCGATCGAATTTGCCGACAAACACAAACATTGTATTGTAGAAGAATGGATTTCATTTGATAAAGAAATTTCCGTTATTTTTACCCGTTCGCAGGGGGGGAAGATCACATTTTTCCCAATTGCGGAAAATGAGCATAAGGGTCATATTTTATTCCAAACAACCGTACCTGCAGCAATTAGCAAAACCATAGAAAAGCATGCACTTGAAGCAGTAGAGAAACTAGCTCATTATATGGACATTGTTGGAACATTTGCTGTAGAATTATTCGTTCAAGATGACAGGATATACATAAATGAAATGGCCCCACGCCCACATAATTCTGGACATTATACGATTGAGGCTTGTACGATTTCACAATTTGCACAGCATATCCGTGCTATTTGTGGGATACCATTGATGGAGGTGCTCCTGCTTCAACCCGCTGTCATGATAAACATTTTAGGTGAAGATTTGCCAAGAGTGCTTCGGGCTATTCCAAAGACTTCGACAGGCTTTATTCACTTATATGGAAAAGCCGAAGCGACAACAAAACGGAAAATGGGACATATTACATTCACTAGTTCTTCAATAGAACAGGTACAAAAACAAATTCAAACATTCTGGGAGGCCGAATAA
- a CDS encoding CZB domain-containing protein, whose amino-acid sequence MTDHLLWKWRVYNMLLDLETLDSKSVSSHKTCRLGKWYYSDLPVHLTSNSIFQQLEEPHQKVHQLCEISN is encoded by the coding sequence ATAACAGATCATCTTCTCTGGAAATGGCGGGTTTACAACATGTTGCTTGATTTAGAAACACTTGATTCAAAGAGTGTTTCCTCACACAAGACGTGCAGACTTGGAAAATGGTACTACAGTGACCTGCCTGTTCACTTGACATCCAATTCCATATTTCAGCAGTTGGAAGAGCCTCATCAAAAAGTGCATCAATTATGCGAAATTAGCAATTGA
- a CDS encoding MOSC domain-containing protein yields MEEPYIYKLFLHKVKGNTESASEKKEWVTEEVEESIWLAANGLIGDEKEQPKLDQALFAYPFKHYYSWVEEMQFASIPSGYVGENLSVLEMDEYSVFIGDTYRVGDAVIQVTQPYLPTWKLAQRFQVEDFALRMQRSGRTGWHFRVIEEGEIRADQDIKLLDRPYSQWSIAACNEIMHILKEDLRLADDLLQCPVLGKTWKHLLTKRLRGIPLQTKKRLFGPNI; encoded by the coding sequence ATGGAGGAGCCATATATTTATAAACTTTTTCTACATAAAGTAAAAGGAAATACGGAGTCAGCTAGTGAAAAGAAGGAATGGGTCACTGAGGAAGTAGAGGAGAGCATTTGGTTAGCAGCAAATGGTTTAATTGGAGATGAAAAAGAACAACCAAAATTGGATCAAGCCTTGTTTGCTTATCCATTTAAACATTATTACTCTTGGGTAGAAGAAATGCAATTTGCTTCCATCCCATCAGGATATGTAGGGGAAAATTTATCCGTATTAGAGATGGATGAGTATTCTGTTTTTATAGGTGATACATACCGAGTTGGTGATGCTGTTATTCAAGTAACCCAGCCATATTTGCCAACATGGAAGCTGGCTCAGAGGTTTCAGGTTGAAGACTTTGCGCTTCGTATGCAACGATCAGGGCGAACAGGATGGCATTTTCGAGTAATTGAGGAGGGAGAGATTCGAGCAGACCAAGATATAAAACTACTTGATCGTCCATATTCGCAATGGTCAATCGCAGCATGTAATGAAATCATGCATATCCTTAAAGAGGATTTACGATTAGCAGATGATTTATTGCAATGTCCAGTACTTGGGAAAACATGGAAGCATTTGTTAACGAAACGGCTGCGTGGAATTCCTTTACAAACAAAAAAACGATTATTTGGACCAAATATATAA
- a CDS encoding MFS transporter, producing MSKQQSLIPLKMLLFAFHATNTIILSYLPLYLKYKGLNGTEIGYVLAVGPLASIIAQPFWGYMSDKYKTVKRVIQVCLIGLLLLSILFFQMNTLLPILIVGAVFYFFVTPIGALGDSLAQRRAHDLGVSFGTIRLWGSIGFATSSLVIGEVLTRAGIQYMIIPYLVFGFLAFIVSFKLTDVEVASDPIQLKDVNAIIKSKPFVIFLFFIMFLSVTHRANDSFIGLYVEQLGGSEGLVGVAWFVGVVTEAIVFATAGYWFRKYHPLVFVIVAGILYSIRWFIYGSATSPWHIISMQFLHGLTFGTFYLASFNYISRLIPKLLQSTGHLVFFATFFGVSGIIGSLLGGALIDSYGGGTLYFVMGGIALVGTILITIYHLLPYGKETYVHAKDK from the coding sequence TTGTCTAAACAGCAATCGTTAATACCTTTAAAAATGCTATTATTTGCCTTTCATGCTACAAATACGATTATCCTTAGTTATTTACCTTTATACTTAAAGTATAAGGGACTTAATGGAACGGAAATTGGTTATGTACTTGCAGTCGGTCCACTTGCTTCTATTATAGCACAGCCGTTTTGGGGGTATATGAGTGATAAATATAAGACCGTAAAACGAGTTATCCAAGTTTGTCTGATTGGACTACTTCTATTAAGTATCCTATTTTTCCAAATGAATACGCTACTGCCAATTCTGATTGTCGGTGCTGTGTTCTATTTTTTTGTAACACCAATCGGTGCTTTAGGCGATAGTTTAGCACAGCGGCGAGCGCATGATTTAGGTGTTTCATTTGGTACCATTCGACTATGGGGATCAATCGGTTTTGCAACATCATCACTTGTAATCGGTGAAGTGCTCACAAGAGCGGGAATTCAATATATGATTATTCCATATTTAGTGTTTGGATTTCTTGCCTTCATTGTTAGCTTTAAGCTAACAGATGTCGAGGTCGCATCTGATCCTATCCAACTAAAAGATGTGAATGCAATTATTAAAAGCAAACCGTTTGTTATCTTTTTATTTTTTATTATGTTTCTAAGTGTTACACACCGAGCAAATGATAGCTTTATTGGTCTCTACGTCGAACAATTAGGCGGAAGTGAAGGGCTGGTCGGAGTTGCCTGGTTTGTTGGAGTCGTTACAGAAGCCATTGTATTTGCAACCGCTGGGTATTGGTTTAGAAAATATCATCCACTCGTATTTGTCATTGTTGCTGGAATTCTATATAGTATTCGCTGGTTTATCTATGGTTCAGCAACTAGTCCATGGCACATTATTAGCATGCAATTTTTACATGGCTTAACATTCGGTACATTCTATCTAGCTTCTTTCAACTATATTTCTCGACTGATACCTAAGCTTTTACAATCAACCGGACATCTTGTCTTTTTTGCCACTTTTTTCGGAGTCTCAGGGATCATTGGCTCATTATTAGGAGGTGCATTGATTGATTCGTATGGAGGCGGAACATTATATTTTGTTATGGGAGGCATCGCTCTTGTTGGAACCATATTAATTACCATTTATCACCTATTACCATATGGTAAAGAAACATATGTACATGCCAAAGATAAATAA
- the purC gene encoding phosphoribosylaminoimidazolesuccinocarboxamide synthase, with the protein MERTLLYEGKAKKVYQVNDRTREIILSYKNDATAFNGEKKSVFPGKGRLNNEISSLIFTKLREKGIKSHFIKQLNKTEQLVYQTEIIPLEVVVRNVAAGSITKRLGMKERTPFNPPIVELFYKNDDLKDPLINDEHAILLTNISLNELKEIKEKALEINETLSEIFQRIGIKLVDFKVEFGRLADGWIVLADEISPDTCRLWDVETMEKLDKDVFRQGTGDLIEVYEEILNRLEEQK; encoded by the coding sequence GTGGAACGCACGTTATTGTATGAAGGTAAGGCAAAAAAAGTGTATCAGGTAAACGACAGAACAAGGGAAATCATTTTATCCTATAAAAATGATGCAACTGCCTTTAACGGCGAAAAAAAATCAGTTTTTCCCGGCAAAGGTCGTCTAAATAACGAAATTTCTTCCCTGATTTTTACCAAGCTCCGGGAAAAAGGGATCAAGTCACATTTTATTAAACAATTAAATAAGACAGAACAGCTTGTCTATCAAACTGAAATTATCCCATTAGAAGTTGTTGTTCGTAATGTTGCTGCTGGCAGCATTACGAAGCGGCTGGGTATGAAAGAAAGAACACCGTTTAACCCACCGATTGTAGAGTTGTTTTATAAGAATGACGATCTCAAAGATCCATTGATTAATGATGAGCATGCGATATTATTAACGAATATTTCGCTAAATGAATTAAAGGAAATCAAGGAAAAAGCTCTCGAAATAAACGAGACACTAAGCGAAATTTTTCAGAGAATTGGGATAAAACTAGTAGACTTTAAAGTTGAATTCGGTCGCTTGGCAGATGGGTGGATTGTCTTAGCTGATGAAATATCACCTGATACATGCCGACTTTGGGATGTGGAAACGATGGAAAAGCTGGATAAAGATGTTTTTCGCCAAGGAACAGGCGATTTAATTGAAGTTTATGAGGAGATTTTAAACCGACTGGAGGAGCAAAAATGA
- the purE gene encoding 5-(carboxyamino)imidazole ribonucleotide mutase: MEMIGVIMGSISDWKTMKHACDVLDELQLPYEKEIISAHRTPDDMFDYAKTARKRGIKVIIAGAGGAAHLPGMVASQTTIPVIGVPVESKSLQGLDSLLSIVQMPGGVPTATVAIGNAGAKNAGILAGQIIGTFEEKVAERLENYRKQMKAKVTEMREELAKK, from the coding sequence ATAGAAATGATTGGAGTTATCATGGGCAGTATTTCTGATTGGAAAACGATGAAGCATGCTTGTGATGTACTGGATGAATTACAGCTACCTTATGAAAAAGAAATTATCTCCGCTCATCGTACACCGGATGATATGTTTGATTATGCAAAAACAGCTAGAAAGCGGGGAATAAAAGTTATTATAGCAGGGGCTGGCGGGGCAGCACACTTACCGGGGATGGTTGCTTCCCAAACAACGATACCAGTAATTGGCGTGCCTGTTGAAAGTAAATCATTACAAGGACTGGATTCACTGTTATCGATTGTGCAGATGCCTGGTGGAGTTCCCACGGCTACAGTTGCTATCGGAAATGCAGGAGCGAAAAATGCTGGGATTTTAGCTGGACAAATAATTGGTACATTTGAAGAAAAAGTTGCAGAGCGGCTAGAAAATTATCGTAAGCAAATGAAAGCTAAGGTAACAGAAATGAGGGAAGAGCTTGCAAAAAAATAA
- a CDS encoding YjbQ family protein, protein MIVYNDTLIITSVGNRVSYHEITDQIREIVKKSKVKNGLCVVSSPHTTCSVFFEEYSHDRNYAGDEYLQVDLNNVLEKVVPRCLSEGQYYHPGPEHTKFGIELPKEEMSTEGTDLVPDKRSLLNTEAHIKGTLIGSSETFIIEDSELQIGKVGYIYFVDWDQNRERNRQCKVQVLGE, encoded by the coding sequence ATGATTGTTTATAACGATACGTTAATCATAACTTCAGTAGGAAATAGAGTTTCATACCATGAGATTACAGATCAAATTAGGGAAATTGTTAAGAAAAGTAAAGTGAAAAACGGCTTGTGTGTCGTTTCTTCACCACATACAACTTGTTCTGTATTCTTTGAGGAATATTCACATGATAGGAACTATGCGGGTGATGAATATCTTCAAGTTGATTTAAATAATGTTTTAGAGAAAGTGGTGCCTAGATGCCTTTCGGAAGGACAGTATTATCATCCGGGACCTGAGCATACAAAATTCGGAATAGAACTGCCAAAAGAAGAAATGAGCACTGAGGGCACAGATTTAGTCCCGGATAAACGGTCGTTATTAAATACAGAGGCTCATATAAAAGGTACACTGATTGGCTCTAGTGAAACGTTTATTATTGAGGATTCAGAACTACAAATTGGAAAAGTAGGTTACATTTATTTTGTTGATTGGGATCAAAATCGAGAAAGAAATAGACAATGCAAAGTGCAAGTTCTTGGGGAATAA
- the msrA gene encoding peptide-methionine (S)-S-oxide reductase MsrA: MTKQLATFAGGCFWCMVKPFDQWDGVKRVISGYTGGSLKNPTYETVKTGTTGHYEAVEITYDPEIITYQTILDVFWKQIDPTDDGGQFHDRGSSYRTAIFYHNEHQKELAEVSKQTLEQSGKFTKPIVTKILPATTFYPAEDDHQNYYRKHEAAYKADRAKSGRDEFIENVWKHR; this comes from the coding sequence ATGACGAAACAACTAGCAACTTTTGCAGGCGGCTGCTTTTGGTGTATGGTAAAACCGTTTGACCAATGGGACGGGGTTAAACGTGTTATTTCCGGCTACACAGGTGGAAGTTTAAAAAACCCTACCTATGAAACTGTAAAAACAGGAACAACCGGACATTATGAAGCGGTAGAAATAACCTATGATCCTGAAATTATTACATATCAAACCATTTTAGATGTTTTCTGGAAACAAATTGATCCAACAGACGATGGCGGACAATTCCATGATCGAGGATCTTCCTATCGAACAGCCATTTTCTATCATAATGAACATCAAAAGGAATTGGCAGAAGTCTCTAAGCAAACACTGGAACAGAGCGGAAAATTCACCAAACCAATAGTAACGAAAATCTTACCTGCCACAACCTTTTATCCTGCAGAAGACGATCATCAGAATTATTATCGAAAGCATGAAGCTGCATATAAAGCAGATCGTGCCAAATCGGGAAGAGATGAATTTATTGAAAACGTATGGAAACATCGTTAA
- the purB gene encoding adenylosuccinate lyase has product MIERYTREEMGVIWQEENKYKAWLEVELLACEAWSELGIIPKEDMKKLRANASFDMKRIYEIEQETRHDVVAFTRAVSETLGDEKKWVHYGLTSTDVVDTALSYLIKQANTIIRKDLQRFIEILKNKAIEHKHTVMMGRTHGVHAEPTTFGLKLALWYEEMKRNLQRFEAAADQIEYGKLSGAVGTYANIDPYVEQYVCEKLGLSPAPVSTQTLQRDRHAAYIATLALIATSIEKFATEIRGLQKTETREVEEYFAKGQKGSSAMPHKRNPIGSENMTGMARVLRGYVTTAYENVALWHERDISHSSAERIILPDATIAINYMLHRFSNIVKNLTVFPENMKRNIDKTHGVIFSQRVLLALIDKGMTRETAYDMVQPKAMEAWETGIHFKQLVEADEKITAHLSKQEIADCFDYTYHLKNVDVIFQRIGLE; this is encoded by the coding sequence ATGATTGAACGCTATACGAGAGAAGAAATGGGTGTCATTTGGCAAGAGGAAAATAAATATAAAGCCTGGCTTGAAGTTGAGCTTCTAGCTTGCGAAGCGTGGAGTGAGTTGGGAATCATTCCAAAAGAAGATATGAAAAAGCTTAGAGCCAATGCTTCATTTGATATGAAACGAATTTATGAAATCGAACAAGAAACGAGACATGATGTAGTTGCTTTTACGCGTGCAGTATCAGAAACATTGGGTGATGAGAAGAAATGGGTACATTACGGTTTAACGTCAACGGACGTAGTGGATACGGCTCTTTCTTATTTAATCAAACAAGCGAATACAATTATTCGTAAGGATCTGCAACGTTTTATCGAGATTTTAAAAAACAAGGCAATCGAGCATAAACATACCGTGATGATGGGGAGAACGCATGGTGTCCATGCTGAGCCAACAACATTCGGCTTAAAGCTGGCACTATGGTATGAAGAAATGAAGCGGAACTTACAACGCTTTGAAGCTGCTGCCGATCAAATCGAATATGGTAAATTATCCGGTGCGGTAGGTACGTATGCTAATATTGATCCATATGTAGAGCAATATGTATGTGAAAAACTTGGACTCTCTCCGGCACCAGTATCCACACAGACATTGCAAAGAGATCGTCATGCAGCCTATATAGCAACATTGGCTTTAATTGCGACTTCAATTGAAAAATTTGCAACTGAGATTCGTGGTTTACAAAAAACCGAAACGCGTGAAGTCGAGGAGTATTTTGCAAAAGGACAAAAGGGATCTTCAGCAATGCCGCATAAACGGAATCCGATCGGTTCAGAAAATATGACTGGTATGGCAAGGGTATTGCGCGGTTATGTTACGACAGCTTATGAAAATGTTGCTTTATGGCATGAACGTGATATTTCACATTCTTCCGCAGAGCGAATTATTTTGCCTGATGCAACGATAGCCATTAATTATATGTTACATCGCTTTAGTAATATTGTAAAAAATTTAACCGTGTTTCCGGAAAACATGAAGCGTAATATTGATAAAACACATGGCGTTATCTTTTCTCAACGCGTCTTACTGGCATTAATTGATAAAGGGATGACTCGTGAGACAGCTTATGATATGGTTCAGCCAAAAGCAATGGAAGCATGGGAAACAGGCATCCACTTTAAACAATTAGTGGAAGCGGATGAAAAAATTACTGCTCACTTATCTAAGCAAGAAATCGCCGATTGTTTTGATTACACGTATCACTTGAAAAATGTCGATGTAATTTTTCAAAGAATTGGATTAGAGTGA